A window of Nymphalis io chromosome 18, ilAglIoxx1.1, whole genome shotgun sequence genomic DNA:
ttatattttggaaATTTAGATGTAAACacatgataatattaaaatatggcaACGAAATTTAACAGACCGATATATTTGTCAACTTTATTAGTTGTGTAAGTCcagtgatatttttatatttaagatatttttttgtaaaaatgtcGGTGTTGTTTGTGATCATAAATAACCACCGTTGTACACTAATAAGGTCGTAGCAATACCTGGAAACGAAGCACTAAGGAATTGAAACGTAAGCTGTAACTAAGCTTGAGTGCAGTAGTTGGTTGGTACTTAATGTTAGGCGCGTAGCTTTTCGCTGTTGTAGTGCCTCTACCTAAGCCGtgcaaaagtaaattattagattaaaattGAAGACACAACTATTAAAatacctatattaaaataagacgtTCACATACCGTACAAATAGCTGCATCGGCAAGAGGTACGAGTGTAGAGCGTAGGTGCATCGGTATCCCTCTTCCAACCTCCCACCACATGCTAGTTAGACTAAGAGTGTTATCACTTCTCACCCGTAATGTCGACAGtgacataatattaatactatagaAGTACCAAACTCGTAGTTAGCGATCACgtattatgtaaattgtaactatttttttttttatattttaccattGTATAGTCATTATCACCGACAGGTAGCAATAACTCGTGCGAGGTGCGACAAGGTGCGGGTGTCCGCCGTCTCTTGCGGTGCATTCGATGCGCCGttgttgttttctttattttttttgttatatatttaaataacacaatcgacttgtagttttaataattattatcattaattattatattgtaatataatcttattaatgaaaaaatcaaactgaaaataaataatagaaaggAAATCGAAgttgtattcatttataataccttttttttcttgaaataaaatattgtcaatcaTACTGATTCCATAGATTGTATATATAAGACTGGTTACTTTATTAGacaaaagaaaactaataaatataaagacccTACataagtaatttgttttaattatatcaattatgcAATTTTCCATAACACTACAAAAATTCATGAAATGttagttttaatgtaaaatattttggtgATTTTCATCTATTACCATCGTAAAACATACCCAGCTGCTTAGTTCTTTAAAAACAACGAAATTGAACTATGGAATATAGATGTGGTGCTACGGATGGCTTTATGTCATATTACAGTTGTTAGATTAGAATAGACAGTAGAAGAAAGAAAggtagatttaaaaaatgacaTGTGCAAGGAAGCAGTGAAAATAGAGGTAAAGAAAAACACTACTtcggttatatataaataggataagAGCAAGCGAATATTTATGACAATAATACCTTGATTAGTATTTTTCTTATACTtatgttaaaaaacaaaaaaaaaaaacattacttttatataataatatattttaaatacacgaTTTCATATTCagctaaaaaaagaaaaaaatgctgAACTACCAATATGTCTCAGATAGCGtttaacatttttgtacattaaaattgtacaattttatttacatcgaGAGTTCCCTGGGGGTTACATGCTTAATTGTTTACATCACGGAACCGCACTAGCGTTTGTAATAATGTTTAACTTAATTCTATAAATGCAtactacattacatttttacttacagatatatataacaagcaaaatattgatttaattgaatTGCTGTTGTTAATTAacatttcgtaaaaaaaatcgATCAAACGAGAACCGTGAGTCCCGAAACTCGTTCCTcgagattattataaaaaaatatatgtataaacttgATAAAATACAAGATGAAAGTATGTAATCGAAAATTGAAAACGCTAGTGAGGTTTACTCATTAGTCCTAGGCGCGTCTACTGAGTGGGCGAGAAGTCGGTGGGCTCGAGGATGCGGCAGTGCATCTCCCGGATGAGCGGCACGGTGTAGGCCACGCACTCGTCCCAGCCCGGGTTGCGCCACGTGCTCTCGCGGGTCTCGCGCCGCGCTTGCAGGTCCTTGTAGCCTGCGACGACGAGTCCACGGTTACTTTGAGATATAAACTTTTAGCACTCGACAATATTTTCTTAGGTGACAAATTAAtcaaagtgtaattacaggcacaagggacattacatcttagttcccaaggttggtggcgcattgatgatgtaagcgatgcttaacatttcttacaatgccaatgtctataggcgttggtgaccacttaccattaggtggcccatatgctcgtccgccttcctacactataaaaaaaaatcaatacaataaaTTCTTGGAGATTTTATGGTGGACTATATATAGTAAGTGTGATATATCTCCTGACTGATTTTAAGCATTCTAAATAGAGGCCAAGtgtggacatattatagtgcacacacATCAAagcactcataatccgatgggatcaggcgcaggaccaatggctttataTGCTTTCCGTGGATTGTAAATGCTGCCATATTGCAACtctgagctgctactgagaattactCGACAAACAAaaactcaatatatttttaatggtcCGATTCGGGGACCCAGGAATTTTGGGACCGGGCAATTTTgagtatgttttttatatattattatgtaagtatgaatattttatatctaattaattatCACTTACACCAAATATGATGAACGTTGTAGAGCCTTCCTATTTGGGAGAAGTATCCCGCGAATGCTTCGTTTTGTGAACGCCGGTACGTCAGCCCGCGCGCCCAGTTGTTGCCCCACTCGATCATCGTACCAGGCTTTAGACtacaatcaatataaatatacgtattcAATTAACATTTCTAATtacaacaatgtttttattttagttattaggGGTCAATAATATCgagaaaaaaaatcgtttttactatctatttagattatatatatatatatttattatatatcacgaGGTTgaagtggagatgggctggacacttggccagacgggaagacggaaggtggactaaagtcgtcacggagtggtggcctagagaagcaaaaaggccagtgggcagaccacccgcccgatggtcagtgAGGAGGCcaatgtccagcagtggattaatgtgggctgaatatgatgatatatattttgattccgTCCCGTTAGATGGGAAGGCAACTCGAGACCTGTAAAAGTTCAGGAGCAGGACGAGTGGCTTTACATGCGTACCGACTGTAGCACTACCAACGTCCAAGCtgctattatgatatttatctcCTTAATAGAAAACCTTCATTACTTTTCTATTGGTTCGATTTAGGTTTGGGATCTGTAAAATAAGCTTGTCAAGAGCGAgacagtaaataattaataagtaattaaccatagtaataatattacgtgatataataataatttcatacctGTAAGATCTgatttcgtaaatatttttcgCAGGACGAGGATCACCCGAAGGCCAGAAGCTGAAAGCGAGCAGATATTGCAAGTGGCGTGATCGTACAAAGTTACCTCGTTCTTTCTCCAGCGCTCGGTAGTCCTGTAAGATTTTTGTATATCATCGAATTATTACGAAATATATAGTGAGAATATTTAATGTAGTTTATACTCGcggtgccttcgcgatgccgcttaaatcatctgtcaaagttgcagaggcctatatatatactcaCAATAAAAAATGGCTGTTTATATGatgtaatagttatatatttatagctatCTATGTCTTGTCTagttaatatagataatatttagcAATTAAGATAAACAAGGGCATGAATGCTTCCTCAGTGGAGATTGATTGGTCGATCCTCGTCGCCATCACTTCCACAATGAACTTTCTTTGTGTAAGTGACAATCACAGGATGTTATTTATATCTTGGACAACATTTATGATATTCCATATTGGAGATTCTTATTtactcataaatattttacatgcttaaaacaacaaaaaaatacaaacaaaccgaaaaaatataaattggtttTCATAAGTTCTAAATTGAAAAATGAGAATataaattggtttttttttatttatcattatttttacttaaaaaatgtgtttatctTTAggcaacatataaaattatataatagctagattaatttaacaaatacttattttttatcttacatAAAAGAAGCGATAAAATATAACTGCAGATAATAGTACGTTCATGTTTCATTAATTCAATGATAGGaatatgataacaaaataaaaatatttacattaaatatgttaGGTAGTAAAGCAAATAATATGATGAGACAATcagttatattacttattaacaaataaacattccattattatatatatatatataatactagtctAATGTCTAATGTGATATTGCAGTGTTgggttattaatgttttaatatttttttatcaattttctattattttcaaTGGAAATAATATGTAGATTTATtaagtttcaatatataatacatataacaacTTACAGCGTTTTCTCTGAATAATATCTTTGCCTTGTCAATCTTTTCGAAACCACCAACATAGCGCCACAGATGCAAAGCCTGGTCCATATCACCAACCGATACTGTCCATGATCCCACTAGCTCACAGCCCAAATCAGACTTGTGAGATTCCACAAAAGCCACTGAGGTTTTGCTGAAAAAATCATATACCATTAATAAAGTTGCtagcataattattaaatagaacATTTGTTggattataaaacattaattgagATTTAATGCTAGTTGTCATGTTAGGGTGTGTAAAGTGTATGTttggtttttctttatttacacaaaaactATTTCAGTCCAGGCATTTTCCAAGTTAATTCTGCCAAAACTATAACAGATACAGAATAATTATCATCACTTATTATGttaagaataaaagaaaaacaactgTTAACTCAATTTATTTGCCCTAAAGTGTTAATAACATATGTATACCTAATGAgcattttaactataaaatgtttaataaattataattgtatagatTTATAATATCACATGTGTTAAtagagtaattaatatttccttttttataagTTCCTAATTTTATTGTTGCCAATCATGTAATATCATGCTGttattgccttttttattttttttttatgttataagcaggcggacgagcaaatgggatacctgggatggtaagtggtcatcgctgcccatagacattggcaatgtaagaaataataacaatgccttacatcgccaatgcgccaccgacatTGGGAAGttagatgtcccttgtgcctgtagttacactgggcCACTTGGGTGACTGAGTATAGTTgcgttcaaaccggaatgcaacaatattaagtattgctgtttatgtTCACACAGATGGGCCTTACCACTTTATAAggatatactattatatttaatattttattaatttgtaatgtttaaatgtgtattttgttagttgtctaattaaataaattaaattatgcacctgtatttaatttattttatataaggtaaGACGTAAAAAGTAAATACCAAGAATTGTTAGAGACAGTAATTAGCTATTTCTGCGGTATaggttttttatcataaaaacaaacaattctaTTTACAGCATGTTGCATAACAGTCAGTTTAATTTCCGAATGACGATAGTAaaacagttataaataaatttcatgtgCTATACATACTAGTTTTGTAAGTATTTGTCCACGGAATCGGGCCGAATGTTATGAGTGTGCAACGCATATACAATCTCCTTGTCGCTAAGCATACGGCTGTGAGATTCCTTCGTCGGTTCTATTTTTCGTACCAATAACTTCGAAAGCCATCCATCGTCAGCATTTAGTCGTGAACTCGTTGTGGATAtcaatctataattaaaacattattttacacaTAACCATTGAAGTAATAACAAACGAAtgcaaataataactttaatgtaaatagtaCCTTGAACTTTTAGGTATTGCTGAACTTAAAACTAGAATCCTATTCAGCGAGTTCATTTTGGCCTTATAAGTAACAACACTTGAATAAGGCAACTGTTTGTTTTACACCAAGTTTCAGGCTGCTGCAGCTAGTACTTGCTGTTATCAATTCATCTGACTAAAACACTTGAAGGTTATCTCGAAAATAGAATTCGGTGGATAAGTGACATCTGTTGTCGACGACCTTAAGCATTGATAACAACTTTGACATCAAATTCATAAAATTCAAACATCAAAATTTATAgacaattgttattattatgttatacagataataattataaattacaaataaaaatataatgttaatttataaataaaatgtataatcatacctactgttttttttttattttagttttgtatattataaaaatttctgtacatagtttactaataaagaattaattttgtaaagaaaaaaggAAAGTACCTACTCTAACAGTAGGTTAACTTAATAGTCTGTGatacctattaataaattttgttttgccTACTTCTTGGTAAAATCTAAATTCTGATCCTATAGAGTTTTACTTcacttgaatatattttattttattatatctatttatttaacaattttaaataaaaagtagattataaaatattaccgtTTGACATTTTTAGTTGTCAATATTGTCAGTTTCATTACTTGTTactcgaatattttatttttattttgatataattattataaagagaaacTGCCGTGATTTTTCACATTGTTGAGTTGATAATTGGGACCGCATGATGGGTAAGGATACTAAAAATCAATATGTTTTTCTTCTTTACAATTTAGTGGGCGGTGTTATCAGGAGCTTGTAATTGCAAATTAGAGACAAGTAAAATTATGTCTGTTTATGCAGGGTCGAGTGAAGTGACTAAACTTCAACAGCATTTAACTCTTCTTAAAGAAGAGTATGGGAAGTTGCAGAGTCATTGCGCAGAAGTAGAGCGAAAATATACGCTTGCGGCAGCATCCGCTGGTGATCTGAGTGAAACCAGTTTCATTGCAAGGCTTCTTATGACGGTGTCTTCTTTATATGGGAGAGACACATATTCAGATATTGTCATTAAACTACAGAGCAAATTAGTTCCAGGTCATAAGTTTGTTTTGAATGCTCGCTCTGATGATTGGAATGAAGAAGCTCTCAAGGATTTAACAGAATTAGGTATTTTCTAACTTTGATACCTTCTTAACATttactctttaaaaaaattattatatagttaaatagtTAAAACAGATATTAATTTTAGGTTATTAAGAGTGaatgattataacattattgtaattgtctttatatatgttatagatTGGTCAACTCTCCCTGATGATGTTGGGTCAGCTCTTTTGAAGTGGCTGTATACTGATTTGGTAGATCTTTCCCGAGGTGACATATTTGCATTGCAACTAATGAAATCAGCAGCTGATTTTAAACTCCATGGTTTGGTTGGAAAATGTGAACAAGCTCTAATTGCATCAGTTGGAGtaaggtaaaaataatttaattgcttaatagatggattttatttatgaaagaaaaaagaaacagGCAATATAAAAACAGTAAGTCGTTCTGCAGTATGTgcagtttttattactttacaataaaaaagataataagttaaaatattcaaaaacttaGCTAACTACAAATAAAAGTACTGTTACTATAAGGCATTGTTTCTTGTTTGTCAGTGTAGATTTTAGCTCATGATTTATTACTGCATTACTTTACAGATTTATGGTTGCAGttgaacatacatacatagacaTAATctgctaaaatattataactcttTTTTCcagagtttattatttaattttataattaataccaaaaattaaaaagaaatttattgatatttaattttcattataggACTTGTGTAAAATTCTACTCAGCTGCAGACGAAATTGGTGCTTCAGCACTAAAAGAACACTGTTCTGGTCTGATATCAGCTCACTGGGATGATTTAACaggtatttttttgttcttctcacaatgtttattatatataaatggtaagtggtatagaaagaaaaaaatatgttagtaaAAACGGCAGACTTATTCTGTTATTTTAGTAGTAGTTTTTCGAGATTTTGTGCTGATAGACATCATTTCTAACATcatcatatttgtttttttttttttttttttttttttttttttttttatagaaaaggaaggcggacgagcatatgggccacctgatggtaagtggtcaccaacgctcttagacattggcattgtaagaaatgtcaaccatcgcttacatatccaatgcgccaccaaccttgggaactaagattttatgtcccttgtgcctgtaattacactggctcactcacccttcaaaccggaacacaacaatatcaagtattgctgttttgcggtagaatatctgatgagtgggttgtacctacccagacgagcttgcacaaagctctaccaccgagTAAGATAAAAAGAGCTTATTTCATTTCTTATGATACTTTTctcaaaataatacaattacaaataaatttgttcATTCATCTAAGAACTTCATCAGCGATGGACTtcagtaacataaaaaaaaataacaataatatatttgtagagGTGCTTATAAGTAAAATGGCactgtattgtataataattattattacttaatttttcaaatttttaattaaagtagtaAATTAGTTAGCATACTATATATGATGTTGTATGGTtaggataaatattttatctggaGATATAgagagaatatatttaaatgtgattaaacaataataaataacacctACTTATCTCTGCACCCATAGTAGTCAGCCTAATTGTGAATATAGATAAGCACACAACCTaggcctttttttaaattacttgttcaAATTGCTGCCAGTTTTGTTTATGGTAAATGCTATAATGGTATAATAttcactatatatataagccgagatggccctgtggtaagaacgcgtgaatcttaaccgatgatcgtgggttcaaaccagggcaagcaccactgaattttcatgtgcttaatttgtgattataattcatctcgtgctttacggtgaaggaaaacatcgtgaagaaacctgcatgtgtctaatttcactgaaattctgccacatgtgaattctaccaacccgcattggagcagcgtggtggaataagctccaaaaccttctcctcaaaaagaggagaggaggcctttagcccagcagtgggacattcacaggctgttacggtatatataaTAGCTCTGAGTCCAGGAATTAGAATACATTAATCCCAATTGAAtgcatgtatatttatatatttaataataaggaacACCCACAGCTGTACATAAAACaaatccaaaaataaaattaatatttagtaattgatatttaaatgtaccCTACTTACCGAAGAACATATcatgtaacttttatttaaacatatttatatttttgcatgtAAGTAAAACATGCATTACTGTTAAATTCTTTGTTTTCTTATAGTGCACTCTTTCAAATTTCTTCCTGAAGAATTCCTATAGCCAACCGTATATgccatacatttttttttttgtgattttcaaaaaaatattttaataaataaaaatataaaacttaccatatatatacatgttaagTAGATGccaaatttttatgtaaaagtaacATGTTCAatgtattattagaaaaaaaagttaataaatttaaatgatttgacATTATATAATAGCTATGTATCAACATAATGTAATTCAGATGTTAATTTTAGTGTCTGTTAACCAGGTGAAGATTTCGCTCACATGTCATCAG
This region includes:
- the LOC126775362 gene encoding protein NipSnap, encoding MNSLNRILVLSSAIPKSSRLISTTSSRLNADDGWLSKLLVRKIEPTKESHSRMLSDKEIVYALHTHNIRPDSVDKYLQNYKTSVAFVESHKSDLGCELVGSWTVSVGDMDQALHLWRYVGGFEKIDKAKILFRENADYRALEKERGNFVRSRHLQYLLAFSFWPSGDPRPAKNIYEIRSYSLKPGTMIEWGNNWARGLTYRRSQNEAFAGYFSQIGRLYNVHHIWCYKDLQARRETRESTWRNPGWDECVAYTVPLIREMHCRILEPTDFSPTQ